tgggggagagggatgtgtCCTAGCTACCAGTCAGGATCAGAATCATAGTCCATGCATCAAAAGCATTCCTGTTCATGCAtttgagtgagtgaaagagacaaGGTTAATGACTAACCCAGAAGGGTTAGAGTAGGTCTGACATGATGTTAACATTTGTGTTAAAGATTGGAGGGAAAGACAAGAGGCTGTGTCTGGTACAGTAGACTGCTGTGACAACGCTGAACCATGTAAAGAAACCTTTCACACATATAAGAAGCCCAGTTTGCGGCCATTGCATCGTGGGACAGTTGACCTGAGACACCCAGTTGCATTGTGCTGTAGCTGGAGAGGGGATAACCACTCTGTTAGCAAACCATTGAGAAATGAGCTCCGTATGAATATTGCTACATGCAGGGCTCTGTAGGAAACGTGATATCACAAAGCTGGGTTTAGCAGCTTTTCAATTCAGAACCACAAAGTCCAGGGAAAGCGACACAAAAGGATCCATAAGCTGTAGTGTAGATACATATGACATTTCTTTCTGTACTTCCAACATGGTCCTTTAAAGATACATTTGAAGAAAATTCAAGATGATAGACAAAAAGTTTAAAGGTGCCTTTCTTGCAATAATTGCATGCAAAGACTGTAGGGGTTTAATTCAAGTACAGTGTCGATAAAGATTCAAAGTCAAACCCATTTTCAAACTATAATAAATAGCTATGATAAAAAGCAGAAGTTGTACTTTCAGGGCTTGAAATGGAAGAAACAGTTAGCAAGGTATTTACTTGTACACACTGCATAAGAGCCCTGGCTCCACCTCACCATACTATAACTGGTCATAAGAGAACAATATATTAGTATGGCCTCAAGAAAACCGGAGTTGTTCTTCTGTACAGAAGACAGAGAAGATCGGTGGAAGTTCTTGGTTTGGTTGGTTTCTCTCAGTGGGAGCTGTTAGTGCTCCAGTCATAGGGCAGATAGCTGAGCCGGACCTTCCCACCAGTGACAACACTCTGCAGGCTGGACTTCTTAGGAGACTCACTCATGTGCTCCAGGACCCAGTTCAGTAGCTGATAGAGGATAGTATGTTACACAGGTCATATAAGAAGccaaacacacaacattcaTGTGTACGACCGTAATCATTCTGAAAGGTACCTTCTCGTCCGTGCCTCCAAAGTCGGCCTTGTACCACTTGAAGATCTGGCTGAGTCGCACTTCTCCTTTCCCAGAATCCACCACACAGGCGTCATCGTTCTCCAGGAAGGCTTCGGCCGCCGTGCGCAGCTGACTGTCGATGTCCTGGCGGGATTGTTCAGGGGGAACGAGGATTTCATTTCGAAAACAGGTTTCAGAACAAACAGGTCCTCGGACCACAGCTGCCAGGACGAGGGTATTGCATGAAGGGATACGGCCAGTGTCCTACCTGGGGAGTGTAGGTTTTGATGGGTGGGCAGCCCTTCGCTCCACAGTTTAGAGCAAAGTGGATGAGGGGTTCTGCGTCTGGGAGAGCCACCTAGTCAACAATAAAgaatgacatggacatgtagaaGTCTTCCTCAGGTCTAGATCTGCTGGGTTCATTCTTTTATTCGTAATTGTCAGCAGCGATGTATATAATGTGACTGAGTGGATATTTCAGCAGTCTGTCAGTTGATCTTCAGGCGTTAGGGGaaaaaagccttacctgcaaaCGAGGATCAGTCTTGGAAAAAGGCCTGAGGAGCTGTGCGACACCCTTTCTGTTCCCCCTCAACACTCCGTTCTCAATGTCCTGCAGGGTAAACACCTCCCCTCCAATCAGGTAGCTCACATAGTTGAAGAACTACAGCGGGAAGAAGAAAGACAGAAGAACATGAGCCGACACGTCTAGATTACAGGAAAACATTTCCAGaagaagtctctctgagtatCTGAGTATAGATATTGAATCAGACCATGAGCTGTACTTATCTTTATAGTTCTCAACTAAAAGGTCCTCCTACTGTTACATTCTAGCACTCAAGGCTGTACAGCCGTATCATTATAGTTCTCTTTAGGTAATCCTAGGGATAGTCACTTCAGAACCAACTCACCCTGTATCTTTGCCACATGTTGGTGGGGGCGCCGAGTCGAAGGTGTCCGTGGATGACCAGGGCGTTGTAAGTGTTGATAAAGAAGGCTAGCTTTTCCTCCCTGCTCAGAGACAGCAGCTCCACCCTCTGAAGCTGCACGGCTAGATCGCAGTAGCGCTCAAACACCGGGCTGAGAGACATGGCCTTGTAGTCCACACACTGCAACAACGGACAGGGAATGCACTGATCAAtacagcttacacacacacacagtagaacagTGCACGACACCACAGGGTCAGGCCATAACCCTAAGTAACAGGAAGGAGGACGTTACCTTTCCGTCAGCAGACAGGTGTTCAGAGAACAGCTTCAGAATCATTTCCCTAAGGATGGTTGACAGTTCCGCAGctacagtgagagaggagacaggtttggagttatatatatatatatatatggtatgattgtacatttctttttttatgtttttcaaCAACAACAGTAGAAAGCCGCTTAACAAACGAGGCAAAGTCAAAGACGTAGCAAATGAGGCATGCAGAGAAAGAGACGCACAATACACAGATGTAAACAGAAAATAAAGGTGCACGGACGCACACAGGCACGGCTTCTTccgcagctaaactagtttgAG
The DNA window shown above is from Osmerus eperlanus chromosome 3, fOsmEpe2.1, whole genome shotgun sequence and carries:
- the zgc:152951 gene encoding uncharacterized protein zgc:152951 isoform X2; this encodes MAETVASAPGRVTVYSITGCPHCVQAKASLGRLGVPVWDVDMGRHPELRVKVKELTGRSTVPQIFFNSVHVGGNDQLQKLTPEELARLVRLVKEEPVPADAPPIPENHSDVSEEPVEADEAAELSTILREMILKLFSEHLSADGKCVDYKAMSLSPVFERYCDLAVQLQRVELLSLSREEKLAFFINTYNALVIHGHLRLGAPTNMWQRYRFFNYVSYLIGGEVFTLQDIENGVLRGNRKGVAQLLRPFSKTDPRLQVALPDAEPLIHFALNCGAKGCPPIKTYTPQDIDSQLRTAAEAFLENDDACVVDSGKGEVRLSQIFKWYKADFGGTDEKLLNWVLEHMSESPKKSSLQSVVTGGKVRLSYLPYDWSTNSSH
- the zgc:152951 gene encoding uncharacterized protein zgc:152951 isoform X1 produces the protein MAETVASAPGRVTVYSITGCPHCVQAKASLGRLGVPVWDVDMGRHPELRVKVKELTGRSTVPQIFFNSVHVGGNDQLQKLTPEELARLVRLVKEEPVPADAPPIPENHSDVSEEPVEADEEFECEKDPLANMVVELKRSDVIGSQRKGLSLYKNSFSGAQLIGWLQKERGMATAEARETGQVLLEKKYMVAVSGCGKGEFAGSDSLYRLMEHDPHSALNTGQTATCKPLQAAELSTILREMILKLFSEHLSADGKCVDYKAMSLSPVFERYCDLAVQLQRVELLSLSREEKLAFFINTYNALVIHGHLRLGAPTNMWQRYRFFNYVSYLIGGEVFTLQDIENGVLRGNRKGVAQLLRPFSKTDPRLQVALPDAEPLIHFALNCGAKGCPPIKTYTPQDIDSQLRTAAEAFLENDDACVVDSGKGEVRLSQIFKWYKADFGGTDEKLLNWVLEHMSESPKKSSLQSVVTGGKVRLSYLPYDWSTNSSH